The Trichoderma atroviride chromosome 5, complete sequence genome contains a region encoding:
- a CDS encoding uncharacterized protein (EggNog:ENOG41~MEROPS:MER0002565~SECRETED:SignalP(1-21)) — translation MHLAQADVQLFLAVVQAFVDALPLCPKRKLHADQIYLFETENQDRRVGREEITLLRNWVTELSRDLIKDCITSDLPGGTFDRASKALGNILVMLDGLVDDSILEESSANQAPRLAKLRALEALLKHNYPRYATDASNVLHHQISAWIKYPEESTEGLRRVASTIQEFVQTMRDIYMAILELEWDRFEATQDFYHSNQFQENILYKDRAPNDLQQAQSICELANDLARAFARTLMPCQLAHSAHIHLSGFKGDGIDMLVSVCGKSRSKKWHAVHWANTSLPKSPDLQHKPLDSFCSLLANSRKNLRLRMQRQRDGCWNSPSAGRSDRITKVIVPEKSLSDWLCPRKEGESSQMQPSEITKEAKIRLALNIARSLLCLLGSPFIQIPWKSQNILVAEIADKSSDGLNIKPYILGNLRGSLYEQDSKKSVGAQSAIVHLGLLFWEIFLGEKITITEEDIEQDDDANEDEINSLFNALNRKEAILRKTSFIERYPLDLIANCILLYPQASVIDAAFRTKFNRSIVEPLIASSEGMRSPNMAQETAVKKGFAQDEYSYQSAKRQIHSQNDNTYAPDRGLGIKEPGRLASPGGHNFAYPQQETVIRPKDRLLFHKGDQICQKRTHRDPNTEDFVSRMFMFIQRYILPLPNNPADDITLESDPLKRNVRIAVLDTGFCVDDGDELVKGGEERVIRKRNFFSADEHAHIDNDGHGTHVVGLLLRFAPRAKIIVAKISNSKHEVAGNHQIVEALTWVSSDECRADIIVLSFGLGQNPNIKSSIKGLVEAGKIIFAAASNDRGNEPRAFPASQDGVFGIHVSDGKGNRVGMTPAPVRGDNFSTLGNAIDSWWDGEDVYISGSSFATPVAAAIAANALEFIRHNFASDRDCAKYFYTPLGMRELFRCLSDRIDGYDYVKPWKKHLWDNETQPEDTCSALRDIKTYGAQLWIELWIEKTSEASFQGFEKPRRYSEYGGA, via the exons ATGCATCTCGCCCAAGCAGACGTGCAGCTATTCTTAGCCGTCGTGCAGGCATTCGTCGACGCGCTGCCGCTCTGCCCAAAGCGAAAACTACATGCGGATCAGATATATCTGTTCGAAACCGAAAACCAAGACCGAAGGGTAGGGCGTGAAGAGATAACCCTGTTGAGAAATTGGGTAACGGAGCTATCGAGAGACTTGATCAAGGACTGCATCACGTCTGACTTACCGGGAGGCACCTTTGATAGAGCAAGCAAAGCTCTAGGAAATATCCTTGTCATGCTGGATGGGCTGGTCGACGACAGTATCCTCGAAGAGAGCTCG GCCAACCAGGCTCCAAGACTCGCCAAGCTGCGCGCTCTGGAAGCTCTCCTGAAGCACAACTATCCACGATACGCAACTGATGCATCGAACGTGTTGCACCATCAGATATCGGCATGGATAAAGTACCCCGAAGAAAGTACGGAGGGGCTTCGAAGAGTGGCGAGCACAATACAAGAATTTGTTCAGACTATGAGAGATATATACATGGCCATTTTAGAGCTTGAGTGGGATCGATTTGAAGCGACACAAGACTTTTATCACTCTAATCAGTTTCAGGAGAATATTTTATACAAAGATAGAGCTCCGAACGACCTACAACAAGCACAGAGCATCTGCGAGCTCGCTAACGATCTTGCCAGGGCCTTCGCGAGGACCCTAATGCCATGCCAGCTGGCTCACTCAGCCCATATTCATTTGTCTGGATTTAAAGGGGACGGAATTGACATGCTCGTATCAGTATGTGGCAAATCACGGTCCAAGAAATGGCATGCTGTCCACTGGGCCAACACGAGCTTACCCAAATCCCCGGATCTGCAACATAAACCTCTAGATTCTTTCTGCTCCTTGTTGGCGAACTCGAGAAAGAACCTCAGGCTACGGATGCAGCGTCAACGGGACGGCTGCTGGAACAGTCCAAGTGCAGGGCGCTCTGACCGGATTACAAAGGTGATAGTCCCAGAAAAGTCTCTGTCCGATTGGCTCTGTCCgaggaaagagggagaaTCATCCCAGATGCAGCCATCCGAAATAACAAAAGAAGCGAAAATACGCCTGGCATTGAACATTGCGAGATCTCTGCTTTGCCTTCTTGGGAGCCCGTTTATTCAAATCCCATGGAAGAGCCAAAACATCCTCGTCGCTGAAATTGCCGATAAATCGTCTGATGGTCTCAATATTAAGCCATACATCCTTGGAAATTTGCGCGGGAGCCTCTATGAACAAGACTCGAAGAAATCTGTGGGAGCACAATCAGCTATTGTCCATCTTGGGCTCCTCTTCTGGGAAATATTTCTAGGGGAAAAGATTACAATCACCGAAGAGGATATTGAGCAAGATGACGACGCGAACGAAGATGAGATTAACTCCCTATTCAACGCACTTAACCGCAAAGAGGCTATATTAAGGAAAACATCGTTTATCGAAAGATACCCCCTTGACCTTATTGCGAATTGCATCCTTCTCTATCCACAAGCTAGTGTGATTGATGCGGCTTTTCGTACTAAATTTAACCGGAGCATCGTCGAGCCACTTATCGCATCTTCTGAAGGCATGCGGTCCCCAAACATGGCACAAGAAACAGCTGTGAAAAAAGGGTTCGCACAGGACGAATATTCTTATCAATCCGCCAAAAGGCAAATCCACAGCCAAAACGACAATACTTATGCGCCTGACAGAGGACTAGGCATCAAAGAGCCGGGTAGATTAGCAAGCCCAGGTGGACATAATTTTGCATATCCACAGCAAGAGACAGTTATACGGCCTAAAGACCGTCTCTTATTCCACAAGGGTGATCAAATTTGTCAGAAAAG GACACATCGTGATCCCAACACGGAGGATTTCGTATCTCGCATGTTTATGTTTATCCAGCGTTACATTCTTCCACTGCCCAACAACCCAGCAGATGATATCACGCTTGAGTCTGATCCTCTGAAACGAAATGTCCGGATAGCCGTTCTTGACACGGGCTTTTGCGTTGACGATGGGGACGAACTAGTCAAAGGCGGGGAAGAAAGAGTAATCCGGAAGCGAAACTTTTTCAGTGCCGATGAACACGCTCATATCGACAATGATGGTCACGGAACACACGTAGTCGGGTTATTGCTCCGATTTGCGCCTCGCGCGAAGATTATTGTCGCCAAGATCTCCAATTCCAAACACGAGGTTGCGGGAAACCACCAGATCGTCGAG GCGCTGACGTGGGTCAGCTCTGATGAGTGCAGGGCTGATATCATCGTCCTTTCCTTTGGGCTCGGCCAAAACCCAAATATCAAGTCATCTATCAAGGGACTCGTCGAGGCAGGGAAAATAATAttcgctgctgcttcaaaTGATAGAGGTAATGAGCCCAGGGCTTTTCCAGCTAGTCAAGATGGTGTTTTCGGTATTCATGTCTCGGATGGGAAGGGCAACAGAGTTGGCATGACTCCGGCCCCTGTGCGCGGTGATAATTTCTCCACGCTGGGCAATGCCATTGATTCATGGtgggatggagaagacgTCTACATCAGTGGATCGTCTTTTGCCACGCCTGTCGCTGCAGCTATTGCAGCGAACGCCTTGGAGTTTATCAGACATAACTTTGCCAGCGACAGGGATTGCGCAAAGTACTTCTACACTCCTCTCGGGATGAGAGAATTGTTTAGATGTCTCTCTGACCGCATAGATGGCTATGACTACGTCAAACCATGGAAGAAGCATCTGTGGGATAACGAGACGCAGCCTGAGGATACCTGCTCTGCTTTAAGGGACATTAAGACGTACGGGGCGCAACTGTGGATTGAACTGTGGATTGAGAAGACATCTGAAGCCTCGTTTCAGGGATTCGAAAAACCACGTCGCTACTCAGAATATGGAGGAGCATAG
- a CDS encoding uncharacterized protein (EggNog:ENOG41): MEEIFQLPSTVQSTRRCYNAQDSDVNEEKLLFNTIMAKGDQKETATLLYKCKKDRRASTRRANSERSNKETFSCDNIVTTYFDSTGEWVAKCLAAKTVQEYIIGSGYRKPVFIITGLKVATNLEFGSEATQNANADTKVGVNVPQAPNQFLGFQSSDIVVGFRVKKYQYKRESLFSRERKLVGEIFTKGAEMLDDTARPSRSLDEFEEIAIEEEIVAQREAEKQSSSLVECWVKRTRSSGLD; this comes from the exons atggaagaaatcTTTCAACTGCCAAGCACGGTTCAAAGCACCAGGCGCTGTTACAACGCACAAGACTCTGACGTCAACGAAGAAAAGCTACTATTCAATACA ATAATGGCCAAAGGAGACCAGAAAGAAACGGCTACACTATTGTATAAGTGCAAAAAGGATAG GCGGGCTTCCACGCGACGCGCCAACAGCGAGCGAAGCAACAAGGAGACTTTCTCGTGCGACAACATCGTGACGACGTATTTCGACTCGACGGGCGAGTGGGTGGCCAAGTGTCTGGCCGCCAAAACTGTGCAAGAATACATCATTGGCTCGGGATACAGGAAGCCAGTGTTTATTATCACGGGGCTGAAGGTGGCAACGAACCTCGAGTTTGGCTCCGAGGCGACGCAGAATGCCAACGCCGACACCAAAGTGGGCGTGAACGTGCCGCAGGCGCCG AACCAATTTCTCGGATTCCAATCGTCTGATATCGTGGTCGGGTTCCGTGTCAAGAAGTATCAgtacaagagagagagcctgTTTAGCAGGGAGAGGAAGCTTGTGGGGGAGATCTTCACGAAAGGCGCGGAGATGCTTGATGACACggcgaggccgtcaaggagCTTGGATGAGTTTGAAGAAATCGCCATTGAGGAGGAGATAGTGGCGCAGAGGGAAGCTGAGAAACAGAGCAGTTCTCTTGTAGAATGCTGGGTCAAAAGGACTCGCTCGTCTGGTCTAGACTAG
- a CDS encoding uncharacterized protein (EggNog:ENOG41) → MAQLIPPSNEERELYYFGLPSCPKLVARSSSGTEPWVNPQRPEPTMFTGTMNMYPRIFLPAEDGEKRAILVAKYGARTGLTLGLSNELVSVVRRPGTADGEMSEEWCITSAGLAVNKQALFSDGGDSGSCIWDMDGRIAGILMAGAGINGLNDVTYAQPFERLLTDIRAHGFEVSLI, encoded by the coding sequence ATGGCGCAACTTATCCCTCCCAGCAATGAAGAGCGCGAGCTTTATTATTTCGGGCTTCCTTCCTGCCCCAAGCTCGTTGCTCGCTCCAGCTCAGGCACAGAACCGTGGGTGAATCCCCAGAGGCCCGAACCCACAATGTTCACAGGCACCATGAACATGTATCCGAGAATCTTTCTGCCCGCTgaagatggggaaaaaagggccaTACTTGTCGCCAAGTATGGAGCGAGGACAGGACTGACGCTTGGCCTTAGCAACGAACTGGTTTCAGTCGTCCGCCGACCCGGGACTGCTGATGGTGAAATGAGCGAAGAATGGTGCATCACATCGGCTGGCCTCGCCGTTAATAAACAAGCGCTTTTTTCTGATGGAGGCGACTCCGGCTCATGTATATGGGATATGGATGGACGGATCGCGGGAATCCTAATGGCAGGAGCTGGTATAAATGGGCTGAATGATGTTACGTATGCACAACCTTTCGAGCGCTTGCTTACTGATATTCGAGCCCACGGTTTTGAGGTTTCACTTATTTAG